From the Gadus chalcogrammus isolate NIFS_2021 chromosome 18, NIFS_Gcha_1.0, whole genome shotgun sequence genome, the window CTCCTGCGGGCAGAACCTGCTGTCAACAACCCAGGCAATGCCGAGCGGACAGGGGGTCAGACGGTGGGCTTTGAAAGAGCACAGAGAGACCCCAGCCAGAGAGATGataaggcggaggaggaggagaaaaatgcggaggaggagaaaaaggaggaggaggaacaagcCGATCTGAACACCGCCTCTTTGCCCCACTGTCCTCAGCCTCCTCTCACCCTACCATCCCTTACTGACGGACTCCTCCGAGGCCCAGGAGGGACGAGGGAGGTTCAGTGCACGGCAGTGTCCACCAGAGGGAGTGGTATCCACGGTCAAACAGAACAGGAAGATACTGATGGCGTGCAATGGTTCAATCAGACAGAGCGAGAAAGAACAGAAAAAGGCTGCATCAAATTTTCTGCAGCAACGCAACAGATTGACCAAGAAAATTATGAAAAGCTTCTTGAAGGCAGGTCCAGGGCAGAAGAGTCTAAgaaccatcaaaaacaacagcaacaacaagacACTGAGACCTCAAACTACCCTGATGAAGAAAATGACAACCACCATTCAGGTCTTGTTGAGGAGGTTGGAAAGGCACTGGCTGCTGATAGACCAGAAGAAGAAGCTGGCCAGTATTGCAAGGTCACtgaagtggaggagggggaggaggaggagaaggaggaggaggaggaggaggacgaggaggaggaggtggcagcggcaagggtctctctctccagtgacGAAGAACCAGATTTAAATGAACCAAACAATGTTTCAGGGTCAGAGACGGAAGGCCATGACATCGTCAGAGAGGAGAACCTCCCCTTTGTAAATAAGGAAAACTTATCTACAGAAGGAGGAGATACACAAAAGAAAAATTCACCAAACCTAGAGAACACTGATGGTGGATCAGCAGAGCCTTGTGCCAGCACTCTCACAGTTAATCAAAGTGAAAACAATTTGAAGTCTATTGAGGCAGTCTTGGAACAGGACTTAACTGGAATAGTTTCAGATGAGGATGACAAGGTAGTTCAGGAAATTACAATTTCTGATTTCTTAACTCCATTTGTTGACACACCAGAAGCCAACCTGAGCAGCCCATTGTCCAACGATGGCAATGCTGTTGTTGGACAAGAACGTTTGGAAGTGGAGTCAAAGCAGAGATCTGGGGTGGGCCAATTTGAGATGAAGGAACAGAGCAGTTTCCTCATCCAGGGGAGTAATGATCTTTATAGAAAGGGAAGTAATGTAATAGGCCCAGTAGGAAACCAGATAGTGGTTGCAACCAAAGAGGAAATTACAAAGGAGGGAGTCACTGCATATGTGGAAGAAAAAACTCCAGTCAAAAACGACGCTGATGCCCAAAACGATGAGTCACAGCCCCAGGAAGAGGTGAAccaaagaggagaggaagaagggggagCCGAAGTGATTTCATTAATACATAAAGCGGCCCAAGACAAGGAACTGAGTTACAGTTTGAAAACGGAGGCAGTGACTGAATTCAACAGTCCTGAACCCTTGCTTGGTTTTGGTGATGCCGTGAAACATGATACCAAAGACTCTCCGAGTGCCTCCAGCGATGAGGATGGGGATGATGGGGAAGGAGGGGTCAGTACTCAGTGGCCGGTAGGAATTGATTCCCCAGGCGTGGCCTTACTGGTGAAAACGGAAAGCAACAATGAACAGGAAATGAGTGCAGCGCTCCCAGACATTTTCCCAGGGACCTCTCCAGGATCAGGTGCTGGGCTTCGTGGTCTGAGCTGTAGACTTCTAATTCCAGAAGTATACAATGGAGACTTTGCTGCTGCCACCGAAAATACAGAGGAAATAGCCCTGATGGGAAGGGATTCTGACGAAAGGTGGGTAGCTTCCCAGTTACCGAACTTATCTGAAGGTTTTAAATACGTAGCTGGGGTAGGGGAGGTAGACCACATTCAACGGGAGGACCATGACACGACTTTGAAGAGCGGGGAAAGAGAAGATACGGTGGCCGGCCAGGATATGGTTGATGGATGGAGTGTTGATCCAGAGAGCCTTGGAGACAGGGATGGCCCTTGGGGAGTTAAACAGCAGATGAGTGGTAGAGCAGTAGGATCCacaggagaggaagggaggacagGGGACGGACTGTCGGATGAGGACTGCTCCAGGCATGAGGCTCACAAGACCGATGTAGAAGACTTTAAGACTGAGGAACCATTGTTTGAGTTCAAATTAGACGGGGAGAGGAGTGAATCCACAGGAGCTGCATCTAAAGAGGCGGTAGCGTTGGATAACATAGTCTTAAGGAGTGTTTGGTATGATGAGGTCAACACACAGGATGACCGCCTGTTTTGTGAGGAAATATTAATTCTGCCACACAATGTGATACAGAAGACAACAGAGCCGTGTGAAGGTGAATCCACAGCCGCCACGATGACTGAAGAAAACAAAGGGCGTACTCCAAGCCAATCAGAGGACTATATTGAACCTGAATCCATCCATCAGCCAATTGACAACCAAGTTCGATCCTTTGATGATGGACAGACGaaaacagaggacattgttaaAGACATTTCAGATGAAGAGACGGGAATCGCTGGGCTTGAGGAGACCACAGAATCGAAACAGCAAAGAAAAGCTGGAGAATCCGATCTGTCAGTAGTTGAGACCGTAGGACCAGGATCTCTTACTGATATATCCTCTGACCTTTTGATGGACATAAGACAGGACCTGCCAGCTGAACTACAGGAGTCCACCTCCGGAGTTACAGAACCGCAAACCCGAACTTCAGCAAAGAAAATTGAAGAACGTGTGGAAGTTGTTTCAGCTGTAAAAGCTGCTGAGGATGAGCAAGCCTTGACTTTTGGGCAGGCGACGGGGAAGGACGAGGAGATTCTAGGAATGGGGGTCctccacaaagacacagaccACACCCTTTCTGTCCCAACAAAGACAGAGAACCAAGCAGTATTACAGACCGAGATCaggactccctcctcctcctcctcctcctcctcctcagacgacgatgatgatgatgatgaagcagCTGATCAGACGCATGAGACTACCAACCATCCAACTAACTTTGAGGAGCAGATCCAAGACCAAGATGAGATGAAGGAGATGTCTACCCAGATTGAAGGGGAAGAAGACGAGGAACTGCCACTGGACTCATATTCTTACCAATATGGATTGGCGGGGACTTTGGGAAAATCAGATATTTTGGAAGCACAGGATGGTGAGGATTCAGAAAATATCTCAGGAAGAGAAAGTATGCCAGACTGTGAGGTTTTAACCACTAAACCAGAGGGAATACGATTGCCTGAGATGTTGATGACAGTGCACCTTGATGCTCCAGATGTATCGCCACCCTCATTCATTGAGGGGAGGACACCTTCACAAGAAAAggaaccacaacaccaccacctgccgCCTTCTGGAAAGCTCTCTGATGATGAAGCTGTCTCATCTCAGGCAGAACATGATGAATCATTGGAAGAATCGCAAATGAATGAAGAAGCAGCTATCAAAATGGAGGCCATCAACATATATCCTGAGGTTTCAGCATTTGCCATGAGTTATGACGGGGCAACAGAGGATGGAAGTTATGAAACACCAGTGATACCGGTTCCTATCCCCAACAGTGTGGATGAAGACTCTGGTGTAGAGGATACGTCTCGCCTGCTGCCTGACGTGAAGCTGTCCGACGCCAGCTCACCTCCTGAGGTAGACTCTGTCGTGCTGAGGGAAAAAAAGGGGTTTGGCGAAAGCAGACAAGGTCCATGTTTGGACTCCAAACATCCATCGTACAAGATTTTGTTAAAGAACCAAGCCCGGTCTAGAAGATCAGAATTCATTGCTCCACCCGTTCTTGTCCTGAGCGCAgaagagagagccagacagcGACACAGTCTACCTCCAGGAACATTTGGAGAGGAGTTTGAGGTATATTTGACCCAAtatattactttatttttttgatcATTCTTCATGACGTCATAGACCTTATATTTCTGTTGTTTATTGCAGCTGGACGTTAATGTTTTGGACCTAACCGTCCAGAAGTATCGCATCCTGGTGAAGAACCCCAGCACGAGGCGTCCCACCGACCCCAGGGCCCTACTGCAGATGCCTTCTCTGGAGGCCGCCCCCTCACAGCGCTCCAACACCCAGCAAGCCCTGCCTCTGGCAGGCAGGCCAATGGGAGGCATCGGGGTTGGGATAAAGCTTCCTGGTAGGTCAACATGTACTGTGTCCATTCTGACTCATTCAGTTACTGTAAAGGAAAGGGGTGATATCGTGccaccatgtgtgagtgtgataagccattacaagccgtttgagaATCTGCCTTTCCCTGTGCCCTAGTGAGActactagtgggcgtgtccacctagatgtatgatggatagatagataagcaacatttgaaatagtccactgggtaggctggtggactgatctatccggcatacatctaggtggacaagcccaattgtgatgtcactaggaAAAGGGAAAGgacgattttcaaacggcttgtaatggatgttcacactcacacctggtgacatgatatcacccctttaatgtTTATTGTTCTCTCAGGTTTCGGAGGTGGCTTCCCAGCTCTGAAGAAAACCCAGAGGGTGGTGAAGGGAGGAGATGAAGTCGTCCCTGAGGTGATAAAGTGTGCCATTGATGCAATGTCTTCATTATATTAACTTTGTTCTTCTTCTTAATGTGAAGACGTTTGTTTGcatgaaattaaaatatttttttaatgggtTCCTTTATTGTGTCTTTGTGAATTGTGTCTGCTTACAGCAGCAATCTGAACCGCAAGAAGGACAGACAATATCTCCAAAACCAACCGTCGCTGAGCGTAAACCAAGATGGACGCCCCCAAAGCAACCTGGGTACAGCTTTTATCTCCTCCAGAAACCTGCATTCCTTCTCTGTAGGCTGTTCGCTGCACGTTGTTATCACCTCATTGtggtctcttcccccccccaacagATTTGGGAACCCTCTTATGTCAGAGCTCAAGAGCAAACTGAAGAAAACCAGCGAAGAGTGAGGAGAGGACGAGAGGTTCTATTGGCAGCCGGTTCCAGAGGAGGTGTTATTCATGTTCTTGCGGTTCCAGATGTTCCCAGGTGGAAGCTGTCGTGTCCACAATATCCTGTTACTGCCAGCTCTGGAGCTCAGGGGAATGAGGTTCCTTGCATCAGAGCTCTTTAGTATATATGCTGTTAAGATTCTTTTTTTCTGGTTAATGAAATGCAACCATTGAGCTTTTGGCACCTGGCCTGCTTCTCGTGTTTCACCGATCATGTAAATAGATTCCtgcgttaaaaaaaaatctatattttttatgtGTAATCCATGATAAACAGTGCAACTGCCTGCAAATTGTCTCCTTTCAATTATTTGCGCGTGATCATTCTTTGAAAGAGGCCAATGAAAATGAAACCTACTTACCAAACCAAGTAAAAACTATGGAAATTTGGGTTTTATAAAGTCATGATGTTTcctattgtaaaaaaataaaataacatagtCGGTGTGTAATTTTTAGGGAGAACGATGATATTTGTCCTGTGAAGTCATATTTTGCTCACATGCAAGATCTTCCAAGAAAATAGTTATTTATAGACAGTAGGCTATATGGGGCGGACATCTAATTACATTTATGGGGCGAGGCCAGTGACAGTGTGGGGCGGGGCCCGTGACGCGTGGGGCGGAGCGCCAGAAGAAGCCGGAAATATAATGGCATGAATTCATTCCAGCATACAAACGAGATGGTGCCATGTCTGCGGCACTCAGAGCTACAACATGGGAAATATCCGAATCCGAGGACGAATGTCACAGTGAAACCAAGACGGAATCAGTGACCTTCATAGTAGAAAGCGTTGACACCCAATGCAGCGATgacacaacatcaacaacctTGGCATCCACAGATGAACCAAGTCAAGATCATAATCTGTCTCCTCCGCGGGTACCCAGGTCTAAGACCCCCTGTCCTCCGCTGGGACCAGGGTCGTTGAGCCCCTGTCCCGACCGAAAGCGACGCTCCAGAGATCACACTGAAGCAGAGCAGCTTAAAGCAAAGCAGAAGAGAGATGCTAGAGATGATCAGAGAGCAGCGAGAGCcatagagaaggaggagaggaaacggGAGCAGCAGGGAAGGAAGAAACTGGCAGAGCACATGAGAAGTTTGAGGCCAGAGAACTGTCTCAAAAGCCTGACTATATGCATAGATCCAGGTAAACAATGGGGGGCCGGAGAGTGAGTTGATAGGGGCTTTATATTGTCAGTTACTTACCCCACTGAAATTAAATGGGGAGACATTAACATTTGTATTTCATCATTGGAACATTGGACAACTAGACGCCGATAAAATATGTGGTTATCAATTATTAATATTGATTATTAAAATGAAatttattgaattgaatttatttTGTTAGATTACGGAATTGTTGGGAATGGCCCAAAAATAA encodes:
- the LOC130371259 gene encoding uncharacterized protein LOC130371259 isoform X2 is translated as MRFDQPRHHHIRNSAASLPHSDTGHLHLQPRCVTRRRSKFPQLTIHDTIYACFESDEDISIVKKQLFVRLHELTSAIQLLSTIAARRISKSAMDEQSALIRAERTFWNVWNYISGAVTRLLRAEPAVNNPGNAERTGGQTVGFERAQRDPSQRDDKAEEEEKNAEEEKKEEEEQADLNTASLPHCPQPPLTLPSLTDGLLRGPGGTREVQCTAVSTRGSGIHGQTEQEDTDGVQWFNQTERERTEKGCIKFSAATQQIDQENYEKLLEGRSRAEESKNHQKQQQQQDTETSNYPDEENDNHHSGLVEEVGKALAADRPEEEAGQYCKVTEVEEGEEEEKEEEEEEDEEEEVAAARVSLSSDEEPDLNEPNNVSGSETEGHDIVREENLPFVNKENLSTEGGDTQKKNSPNLENTDGGSAEPCASTLTVNQSENNLKSIEAVLEQDLTGIVSDEDDKVVQEITISDFLTPFVDTPEANLSSPLSNDGNAVVGQERLEVESKQRSGVGQFEMKEQSSFLIQGSNDLYRKGSNVIGPVGNQIVVATKEEITKEGVTAYVEEKTPVKNDADAQNDESQPQEEVNQRGEEEGGAEVISLIHKAAQDKELSYSLKTEAVTEFNSPEPLLGFGDAVKHDTKDSPSASSDEDGDDGEGGVSTQWPVGIDSPGVALLVKTESNNEQEMSAALPDIFPGTSPGSGAGLRGLSCRLLIPEVYNGDFAAATENTEEIALMGRDSDERWVASQLPNLSEGFKYVAGVGEVDHIQREDHDTTLKSGEREDTVAGQDMVDGWSVDPESLGDRDGPWGVKQQMSGRAVGSTGEEGRTGDGLSDEDCSRHEAHKTDVEDFKTEEPLFEFKLDGERSESTGAASKEAVALDNIVLRSVWYDEVNTQDDRLFCEEILILPHNVIQKTTEPCEGESTAATMTEENKGRTPSQSEDYIEPESIHQPIDNQVRSFDDGQTKTEDIVKDISDEETGIAGLEETTESKQQRKAGESDLSVVETVGPGSLTDISSDLLMDIRQDLPAELQESTSGVTEPQTRTSAKKIEERVEVVSAVKAAEDEQALTFGQATGKDEEILGMGVLHKDTDHTLSVPTKTENQAVLQTEIRTPSSSSSSSSSDDDDDDDEAADQTHETTNHPTNFEEQIQDQDEMKEMSTQIEGEEDEELPLDSYSYQYGLAGTLGKSDILEAQDGEDSENISGRESMPDCEVLTTKPEGIRLPEMLMTVHLDAPDVSPPSFIEGRTPSQEKEPQHHHLPPSGKLSDDEAVSSQAEHDESLEESQMNEEAAIKMEAINIYPEVSAFAMSYDGATEDGSYETPVIPVPIPNSVDEDSGVEDTSRLLPDVKLSDASSPPEVDSVVLREKKGFGESRQGPCLDSKHPSYKILLKNQARSRRSEFIAPPVLVLSAEERARQRHSLPPGTFGEEFELDVNVLDLTVQKYRILVKNPSTRRPTDPRALLQMPSLEAAPSQRSNTQQALPLAGRPMGGIGVGIKLPGFGGGFPALKKTQRVVKGGDEVVPEQSEPQEGQTISPKPTVAERKPRWTPPKQPGFGNPLMSELKSKLKKTSEE
- the LOC130371259 gene encoding uncharacterized protein LOC130371259 isoform X1, with product MRFDQPRHHHIRNSAASLPHSDTGHLHLQPRCVTRRRSKFPQLTIHDTIYACFESDEDISIVKKQLFVRLHELTSAIQLLSTIAARRISKSAMDEQSALIRAERTFWNVWNYISGAVTRLLRAEPAVNNPGNAERTGGQTVGFERAQRDPSQRDDKAEEEEKNAEEEKKEEEEQADLNTASLPHCPQPPLTLPSLTDGLLRGPGGTREVQCTAVSTRGSGIHGQTEQEDTDGVQWFNQTERERTEKGCIKFSAATQQIDQENYEKLLEGRSRAEESKNHQKQQQQQDTETSNYPDEENDNHHSGLVEEVGKALAADRPEEEAGQYCKVTEVEEGEEEEKEEEEEEDEEEEVAAARVSLSSDEEPDLNEPNNVSGSETEGHDIVREENLPFVNKENLSTEGGDTQKKNSPNLENTDGGSAEPCASTLTVNQSENNLKSIEAVLEQDLTGIVSDEDDKVVQEITISDFLTPFVDTPEANLSSPLSNDGNAVVGQERLEVESKQRSGVGQFEMKEQSSFLIQGSNDLYRKGSNVIGPVGNQIVVATKEEITKEGVTAYVEEKTPVKNDADAQNDESQPQEEVNQRGEEEGGAEVISLIHKAAQDKELSYSLKTEAVTEFNSPEPLLGFGDAVKHDTKDSPSASSDEDGDDGEGGVSTQWPVGIDSPGVALLVKTESNNEQEMSAALPDIFPGTSPGSGAGLRGLSCRLLIPEVYNGDFAAATENTEEIALMGRDSDERWVASQLPNLSEGFKYVAGVGEVDHIQREDHDTTLKSGEREDTVAGQDMVDGWSVDPESLGDRDGPWGVKQQMSGRAVGSTGEEGRTGDGLSDEDCSRHEAHKTDVEDFKTEEPLFEFKLDGERSESTGAASKEAVALDNIVLRSVWYDEVNTQDDRLFCEEILILPHNVIQKTTEPCEGESTAATMTEENKGRTPSQSEDYIEPESIHQPIDNQVRSFDDGQTKTEDIVKDISDEETGIAGLEETTESKQQRKAGESDLSVVETVGPGSLTDISSDLLMDIRQDLPAELQESTSGVTEPQTRTSAKKIEERVEVVSAVKAAEDEQALTFGQATGKDEEILGMGVLHKDTDHTLSVPTKTENQAVLQTEIRTPSSSSSSSSSDDDDDDDEAADQTHETTNHPTNFEEQIQDQDEMKEMSTQIEGEEDEELPLDSYSYQYGLAGTLGKSDILEAQDGEDSENISGRESMPDCEVLTTKPEGIRLPEMLMTVHLDAPDVSPPSFIEGRTPSQEKEPQHHHLPPSGKLSDDEAVSSQAEHDESLEESQMNEEAAIKMEAINIYPEVSAFAMSYDGATEDGSYETPVIPVPIPNSVDEDSGVEDTSRLLPDVKLSDASSPPEVDSVVLREKKGFGESRQGPCLDSKHPSYKILLKNQARSRRSEFIAPPVLVLSAEERARQRHSLPPGTFGEEFELDVNVLDLTVQKYRILVKNPSTRRPTDPRALLQMPSLEAAPSQRSNTQQALPLAGRPMGGIGVGIKLPGFGGGFPALKKTQRVVKGGDEVVPEQQSEPQEGQTISPKPTVAERKPRWTPPKQPGFGNPLMSELKSKLKKTSEE